In uncultured Fibrobacter sp., the following proteins share a genomic window:
- a CDS encoding sugar transferase produces the protein MEQESVNPAIGSILDEQKLKNIVYPAKLFRTRLNEEFMRANRTRKPFLYIKMYSHQYDFFGWGSPNKTVENTWRISILTMFSHLRFIDVLGYLSDGSGLGIILLNSDLSVLESIRKEILHKLNDAGLIQTLRINPKKPIFEAYIYTGLQEKENLELEDKIKDFNSANGRFFSLTRLNLDHIWEHPHTIRYRHMVKRIVDVTCTSIAIVLCSPLLLFCAAAVKLSDPKGPVIFKQTRVGKNGKLFTMYKFRSMYVDAEERKKELLAQNETGGKTFKMKNDPRIYPFGHVLRKFSLDELPQFFNIIKGDMSIVGPRPPIPSEVAEYEPWHRMRLSVTPGLTCIWQVSGRSNISFEGQMRLDNDYIKRNGKLSDDVSLILKTFKVVFKGEGAY, from the coding sequence ATGGAACAGGAATCCGTTAACCCGGCAATTGGCTCAATTCTCGACGAGCAAAAGCTAAAGAACATTGTCTATCCGGCAAAGCTCTTTAGAACGCGTTTGAACGAAGAATTTATGCGTGCAAACCGCACCCGCAAGCCGTTCCTGTATATCAAGATGTATTCGCACCAGTACGACTTCTTTGGTTGGGGCAGCCCGAACAAGACGGTCGAAAACACCTGGCGAATCAGCATTTTGACGATGTTTTCGCACTTGCGCTTTATCGATGTCTTGGGCTACCTTTCCGATGGTAGCGGTCTCGGCATTATCCTGCTGAATTCCGACCTCTCGGTGCTGGAATCGATTCGCAAAGAGATTTTGCACAAGCTGAACGATGCAGGCCTTATCCAGACGCTCCGCATCAACCCGAAGAAGCCGATCTTCGAGGCCTATATTTACACGGGGCTCCAAGAAAAAGAGAACCTGGAACTCGAAGACAAAATCAAGGACTTCAACAGCGCAAACGGCCGATTCTTCTCGCTGACGCGTTTGAACTTGGACCACATCTGGGAACACCCGCACACCATTCGCTACCGCCACATGGTCAAGCGCATTGTCGACGTGACCTGCACCAGCATTGCGATTGTGCTCTGCTCTCCCCTGCTTCTGTTCTGCGCTGCTGCAGTCAAGCTCAGCGACCCCAAGGGTCCTGTCATCTTCAAGCAGACCCGCGTAGGCAAGAACGGCAAGCTGTTCACTATGTACAAGTTCCGCAGCATGTACGTGGACGCCGAAGAACGCAAAAAAGAACTCCTGGCCCAGAACGAAACGGGCGGCAAGACTTTCAAGATGAAGAACGACCCGCGTATCTATCCGTTCGGTCACGTGCTCCGCAAGTTCAGCCTCGACGAACTGCCGCAGTTCTTCAACATCATCAAGGGCGACATGTCCATCGTAGGCCCACGTCCGCCGATTCCGTCCGAAGTGGCGGAATACGAGCCCTGGCACCGCATGCGCCTTTCCGTAACGCCAGGTCTCACCTGCATTTGGCAGGTCAGCGGCCGCAGCAACATCAGTTTCGAAGGCCAGATGCGCCTCGACAACGACTACATCAAGCGCAACGGCAAGCTGAGCGACGACGTCTCGCTCATCCTCAAGACCTTCAAGGTCGTGTTCAAGGGCGAAGGCGCGTATTGA
- the nadC gene encoding carboxylating nicotinate-nucleotide diphosphorylase — MYGDNSTPIFPTEDALTMIRLALAEDVRTGDVTSEWTIPADQKQHARLIAKEDGVLAGLPVIELVFQELKANVKVTLHKKDGDVVKKGDLIAEMDGTTHELLTGERTLLNFIQQLSGVATVAHTFQEALKAGKTKVLDTRKTVPGFRTLQKYAVRVGGGSNHRMGLFDMVLVKDNHIAAAGGVLEALEVVKKNNKQNLMVEMEVENFDQLRALLNKGVDVIMLDNMSNEMMAEALKIIKESGDKCLVEGSGNMTLERAKEIATLGLDYISVGALTHSVKALDISMRI, encoded by the coding sequence ATGTACGGCGACAATTCGACTCCGATTTTTCCGACCGAAGATGCTTTGACCATGATTCGTCTCGCGCTTGCCGAAGACGTTCGCACGGGCGACGTAACGAGCGAATGGACGATTCCTGCCGACCAGAAGCAACATGCTCGCCTGATTGCCAAGGAAGACGGCGTGCTCGCAGGCCTTCCGGTGATTGAACTTGTGTTCCAGGAACTCAAGGCAAACGTGAAGGTGACGCTCCACAAGAAAGACGGCGATGTCGTGAAGAAGGGTGACCTGATTGCCGAAATGGATGGCACGACTCACGAACTCTTGACGGGTGAACGTACGCTTTTGAATTTTATCCAGCAGCTTTCCGGTGTGGCAACGGTTGCCCATACTTTCCAGGAAGCTTTGAAGGCTGGCAAGACCAAGGTTCTCGATACCCGCAAGACGGTTCCCGGTTTCCGCACTTTGCAGAAGTACGCCGTTCGCGTGGGTGGCGGTTCCAACCACCGCATGGGTCTCTTTGACATGGTGCTCGTGAAGGACAACCACATTGCTGCAGCTGGTGGCGTTCTCGAAGCTCTTGAAGTGGTGAAGAAGAACAACAAGCAGAACTTGATGGTCGAAATGGAAGTCGAAAATTTTGACCAATTGCGCGCACTCTTGAACAAGGGTGTCGACGTGATCATGCTTGACAACATGAGCAATGAAATGATGGCCGAAGCTTTGAAGATTATCAAGGAAAGCGGCGACAAGTGCCTGGTCGAAGGTTCCGGCAACATGACGCTTGAACGCGCCAAGGAAATCGCGACCCTGGGTCTTGACTATATTTCGGTCGGCGCTCTTACACATAGTGTAAAGGCTCTCGACATTTCGATGAGAATATAA
- a CDS encoding InlB B-repeat-containing protein gives MKHVLSATVGVLFAALSASAATIFPKTPTLSGGCYEISDARELYGFAAIVNGTDGNVKNKSACGKLTKDIVVNDIEDVYDIDFDDVEAVVQWNPLDTFAGTFDGNGHTISGLVRNVAQETDPQDVGFIRVLVANPETPTVIRNLGLVKSMFYAKNSDVAMGIFAVRVVDSDLEDGADSYAQIVNCFNQSVAYFEKNGERSYLVRYADRHVILTIENSYNVGEGQLFGSSSDTVIVKNSYQLDNKESMDSDGVKHATEKQFKSGVVAYVLHEADPVWGQNVDTDDYPNFSGAIRNSVVDRYSVTFHTFAGDEATYFDSYVSGFTYDLPDTVAKEKTIFQGWFKDKEFSGEPDKFIDASTSGNLEYWAKLENFYEITFHLDGGRVRQDWYTNYGSVLSNDCEFWRNKETTSCKYVEGFKGNLPTANNAFKEGYFLEGWYDNAELTGNRIDSMSDTDAGDKDFYAKWVKLKTPTLDAADNCYEISNVAELYGFAQMVNGMDSLDRVGPYANLCAKLTKDIVVNENVLKSDGTLDKSRANKFLPWLQISNFWGTFDGQGHSISGLYMFDSFGMIDNILSKADGTPSVIRNLTIVDSYSVGSGIVASLYNPLIVDNCHFKGNIDVRKSICYGYRCSLARIGGIGGLVGHSETNLVVKNSSFEGKMIAKEDAYMGGLVGSSYGELTLVQNYSKGAAYLENESTDDYIFINAGSLVGHLLGNALIVNNYSVFDMNGEGRGLLGGLIGSNASFFIASKKDRIEYKPLQSYILNNYNMGSFSDGYTISRPADVWAIENVFYKAAEGVDVDGAQSVAASGFKDGSLATTLHDYVQKDSLGNAIAGGVDGKVWKQGDDYPVFTQKDERYIAALHTDTTGSCAYLFYTPGETLTLPEQKREGYTFEGWYISPKFLSDELVTEIAATDFGYLNFYAKWSIITVTVRATAEDPDAGRVKVGNTWSNLSNPTAYGTYDYGTTVYVQAIPYDGYRFVEWDNLCGTKSYCSFSATEDVNLVAIFEEAPSSSSVASSSSESSSSVASSSSAEPPKSSSSSVKSSSSVSSSSAKSSSSAKSSSSSAKSSSSSTKSDKSSSSGKKDSFEQIPVPQFSVSVVNRTLQVAGARAGDRYALFDMQGNVVLRGTANSANFSIAVPVSGHYVLRIGYGTRKVTVGN, from the coding sequence ATGAAACACGTCCTTTCGGCAACTGTTGGGGTCCTGTTTGCAGCCCTGTCTGCAAGTGCGGCAACTATCTTTCCCAAAACCCCGACTTTATCAGGGGGGTGTTACGAAATTTCGGATGCGCGAGAGCTTTATGGCTTTGCTGCAATCGTGAACGGAACTGATGGCAATGTCAAGAACAAGTCCGCTTGTGGCAAACTTACAAAGGATATCGTTGTCAACGATATAGAAGACGTTTACGATATAGATTTTGATGATGTTGAAGCTGTAGTCCAGTGGAACCCGTTAGACACCTTTGCGGGAACGTTCGACGGGAACGGGCACACCATTTCGGGGCTTGTTCGGAACGTGGCTCAAGAAACCGATCCTCAGGATGTGGGCTTTATTCGCGTGCTGGTTGCCAACCCCGAAACCCCGACGGTCATCAGGAATTTGGGACTTGTAAAATCAATGTTCTATGCAAAAAATTCGGATGTTGCCATGGGAATTTTTGCAGTTCGCGTGGTTGATTCCGATTTAGAAGATGGAGCGGATTCCTATGCTCAGATAGTCAATTGCTTTAACCAGTCTGTGGCTTACTTTGAAAAAAATGGTGAACGTTCTTACTTGGTGCGCTATGCCGATAGACATGTTATACTGACTATAGAGAATAGCTATAATGTGGGGGAAGGGCAACTGTTTGGCAGTAGTTCGGATACTGTTATCGTCAAGAATTCTTATCAGTTGGATAATAAAGAGTCAATGGACTCAGATGGTGTTAAGCATGCGACCGAGAAACAGTTCAAAAGTGGCGTTGTGGCGTATGTTTTGCACGAAGCGGATCCTGTTTGGGGACAGAACGTGGATACTGATGATTACCCGAATTTCTCGGGCGCCATCAGGAATTCTGTGGTGGATCGCTATAGCGTAACGTTCCACACCTTTGCTGGTGATGAGGCTACTTATTTTGATAGCTACGTCTCTGGATTTACCTATGATTTGCCCGATACGGTTGCTAAGGAAAAGACGATTTTCCAAGGTTGGTTCAAGGACAAGGAATTCAGTGGGGAGCCTGATAAATTTATTGATGCTAGTACATCGGGCAATCTTGAGTATTGGGCGAAATTGGAAAATTTCTATGAAATAACGTTCCATCTTGATGGCGGGCGTGTTCGTCAGGATTGGTATACCAATTATGGTTCTGTATTAAGTAATGATTGTGAGTTTTGGCGTAACAAGGAAACTACTTCTTGTAAATATGTGGAAGGCTTTAAAGGTAATCTACCAACTGCAAATAATGCCTTTAAAGAGGGATATTTCCTTGAAGGATGGTACGATAACGCCGAATTGACGGGGAACCGGATTGACTCTATGAGCGATACGGATGCTGGCGATAAGGATTTCTATGCAAAGTGGGTCAAACTGAAAACGCCTACATTGGATGCCGCAGACAATTGCTATGAGATTTCGAATGTGGCAGAACTCTATGGCTTTGCTCAAATGGTAAACGGAATGGACAGCCTCGATCGAGTGGGGCCGTATGCTAACCTATGCGCCAAACTTACGAAAGATATCGTGGTAAATGAAAATGTCTTGAAGTCGGATGGAACTCTTGATAAGTCAAGAGCGAATAAGTTCTTGCCTTGGTTGCAGATATCTAATTTCTGGGGAACGTTCGATGGCCAGGGACATAGTATTTCGGGTCTATACATGTTTGACTCTTTTGGAATGATAGACAATATTTTGTCAAAGGCCGATGGAACACCCTCCGTTATTCGCAATCTGACGATTGTCGATTCCTATTCTGTGGGCAGCGGCATCGTTGCGTCTTTGTATAATCCGCTGATTGTGGATAACTGCCATTTCAAGGGCAATATTGATGTCAGAAAGAGTATTTGTTATGGATACAGGTGTAGCTTGGCTAGAATTGGAGGCATAGGCGGACTTGTCGGACATTCCGAAACCAATCTCGTTGTTAAGAATAGCAGTTTTGAAGGCAAGATGATCGCGAAAGAAGATGCGTATATGGGAGGCCTTGTGGGGAGCAGTTATGGAGAATTGACTCTCGTACAGAATTATAGTAAGGGGGCCGCTTATCTGGAAAACGAATCGACTGACGATTATATTTTTATTAATGCAGGATCTCTTGTTGGACATCTTCTCGGGAACGCTCTTATAGTGAATAATTACAGCGTCTTTGATATGAACGGAGAGGGGAGAGGTTTGCTTGGTGGCTTAATTGGAAGCAACGCTAGCTTTTTCATAGCATCTAAGAAAGATAGAATAGAATATAAACCATTGCAGTCATATATACTGAACAATTACAATATGGGATCTTTCTCGGATGGATATACGATTTCTCGGCCTGCTGACGTGTGGGCCATAGAAAACGTTTTCTATAAGGCTGCGGAAGGGGTCGATGTTGACGGCGCCCAGTCGGTTGCGGCAAGTGGTTTTAAAGATGGTTCGCTCGCGACAACTTTGCATGACTATGTGCAGAAGGACTCTCTGGGTAATGCGATTGCGGGGGGTGTCGATGGCAAAGTCTGGAAACAGGGCGATGACTATCCTGTGTTTACCCAAAAGGATGAACGGTATATCGCGGCTCTCCATACGGATACCACGGGTTCGTGTGCTTATCTTTTCTACACGCCCGGAGAGACGCTTACTTTGCCGGAACAGAAACGTGAAGGCTATACGTTTGAAGGCTGGTACATATCACCAAAATTCTTGAGTGACGAACTTGTTACCGAAATTGCTGCGACTGATTTCGGCTACCTTAATTTCTATGCAAAGTGGAGTATAATCACTGTAACTGTTCGGGCTACTGCGGAAGATCCTGATGCGGGTCGTGTTAAGGTTGGAAACACGTGGTCCAATCTGTCTAACCCCACTGCTTATGGAACCTATGATTATGGGACAACGGTTTATGTACAGGCTATACCTTATGATGGTTACCGTTTTGTGGAATGGGATAACCTGTGCGGAACGAAGTCCTATTGTTCCTTTAGCGCAACGGAAGATGTCAATCTCGTAGCAATCTTTGAAGAGGCTCCTTCGAGCAGTTCAGTTGCATCTAGTTCTAGTGAATCGTCATCGAGCGTTGCGTCTAGTTCTTCTGCGGAGCCGCCGAAATCGAGCAGCAGTTCCGTGAAGTCGTCGTCGAGCGTTTCGAGCAGCAGCGCAAAGAGCAGCTCTTCTGCAAAGTCGAGCTCAAGTTCTGCAAAATCGTCTAGTTCGAGTACGAAATCGGATAAGTCTTCTAGCAGCGGAAAGAAGGACTCGTTTGAACAGATCCCTGTGCCGCAGTTTAGTGTGAGCGTTGTAAATCGCACCTTGCAGGTGGCGGGAGCCCGTGCGGGTGACAGGTATGCTCTGTTCGACATGCAGGGCAATGTGGTGCTCCGTGGAACCGCAAATAGCGCGAATTTCAGCATCGCGGTACCTGTTTCGGGCCATTATGTGCTTCGAATCGGTTACGGAACCCGCAAGGTGACTGTGGGAAACTAG
- a CDS encoding homoserine dehydrogenase yields the protein MLRIGLIGTGTVGGGVIQILEQKIAEYKEKLGVELELACICAKSEEEVAPYKAKGYKVSTNADEMIAGNDIDVLVELAGGYNMPRKWILAALESGKHVVTANKALLAKYGHEIFPLAAKNGLHVLFEAAVGGGIPIIRSLQEGLLGSTVEHLSCIINGTCNYILSRMADEGLDFDVVLKDAQKLGFAEADPTFDIEGIDSAHKTALLASLCSGHRVDFEKIHVTGISKITAQDIAFAKELGCCVKLLGIYHRDGDRVDARVHPCFVSNENLLSNVNGVINAVYLKCDNLGETVQTGAGAGRLPTASAVVADLVSLARSVDQGKRKALPMGWFNVDNSATLVPISETSARYYLRFTSRDACGVLAKITSILAENKISIETIIQKNVKDPGKVSIVVITEKTQDCKTSKAVDAIDALPEIVEKSQVIRFLA from the coding sequence ATGCTGCGTATTGGACTTATTGGTACTGGAACCGTCGGTGGCGGTGTTATTCAGATTCTGGAACAGAAGATTGCTGAATACAAGGAAAAGCTCGGTGTTGAACTCGAACTGGCTTGCATTTGCGCCAAGTCCGAAGAAGAAGTTGCCCCGTACAAGGCAAAGGGCTACAAGGTTTCGACCAACGCCGACGAAATGATCGCCGGTAACGATATCGACGTGCTCGTTGAACTTGCCGGTGGCTACAACATGCCGCGCAAGTGGATCCTCGCTGCCCTCGAAAGCGGCAAGCATGTGGTGACTGCCAACAAGGCTCTCCTCGCCAAGTACGGTCACGAAATTTTCCCGCTTGCAGCCAAGAACGGCCTGCATGTGCTGTTCGAAGCTGCCGTTGGCGGTGGCATTCCTATCATCCGTAGCCTTCAGGAAGGCTTGCTCGGCTCTACGGTGGAACACCTGAGCTGCATCATCAACGGTACTTGTAACTACATCCTCAGCCGCATGGCCGACGAAGGCCTGGACTTCGACGTGGTCCTGAAGGATGCCCAGAAGCTCGGCTTTGCCGAAGCTGACCCGACCTTCGACATCGAAGGTATCGACTCCGCTCACAAGACTGCCTTGCTTGCTAGCCTCTGCAGCGGTCACCGCGTGGACTTCGAAAAGATTCACGTGACGGGTATTTCCAAGATTACCGCCCAGGATATCGCATTTGCCAAGGAACTTGGCTGCTGCGTGAAGCTCCTCGGCATTTATCACCGTGACGGTGACCGTGTGGACGCCCGTGTCCATCCGTGCTTCGTTTCTAACGAAAACTTGCTCTCTAACGTGAACGGCGTAATCAATGCCGTGTACCTGAAGTGCGACAACCTGGGCGAAACGGTTCAGACTGGCGCCGGTGCAGGCCGCTTGCCGACTGCTTCTGCTGTCGTAGCCGACCTCGTTTCCTTGGCCCGCTCTGTGGATCAGGGTAAGCGCAAGGCTCTCCCGATGGGCTGGTTCAACGTCGACAACTCTGCAACGCTCGTTCCGATTTCGGAAACCTCTGCCCGCTACTACTTGCGCTTCACCTCTCGTGACGCTTGCGGTGTGCTCGCCAAGATTACCAGCATTCTGGCCGAAAACAAGATTTCCATCGAAACCATTATCCAGAAGAACGTGAAGGATCCGGGTAAGGTTTCTATTGTGGTAATCACCGAAAAGACCCAGGATTGCAAGACCTCGAAGGCTGTGGACGCCATTGACGCCCTGCCCGAAATTGTCGAAAAGAGCCAGGTGATTCGTTTCCTCGCCTAG
- a CDS encoding sugar transferase: MIRAATLERILVILSDFVALSICFVLAFWVQFHSGWIADKFDPSKTFAEYWHMGLILNVGWLVLFTCAGLYRSWLLMSRTHQILRVLRAVLIGIVLVIAVLFGAEFIGKVMVNEPLNQGYLYGSRFPWIFIYGGFALFLVILFRMVIYRCLRRLLSLGFGANNILVLGATEAGKKIAEALAKTPERGQRVVGFVDERFQVMEHEFANVPVLGKYADLASLIKKYKVTGIIIAHESSSPQEIMRVLVWVCDQPVHIYLVPELYGVINGQFKANLVYGFELQELFAFTMPLWQVRVKRVIDILFGAFLGIISFPICVLAAIAIKLEDHGPVFYSQERIGLYGKPFTVFKFRTMRTDAEKFGAQWATKDDPRITKVGKFLRKTRIDELPQILCVLKGDMSMVGPRPERAVFIAKLREEIPFYISRLKMKPGLTGWAQVCHHYDTSTEDVKIKLQYDMYYFENMSLLLDFQILMRTVYVVLTGKGAQ, from the coding sequence ATGATTCGCGCCGCTACATTGGAACGCATTCTCGTAATCCTGTCGGATTTCGTGGCGTTGTCTATTTGTTTTGTACTCGCCTTCTGGGTGCAGTTCCACAGTGGCTGGATTGCCGACAAGTTCGACCCGAGCAAGACTTTTGCCGAATATTGGCACATGGGTCTCATACTCAATGTGGGCTGGCTTGTGCTGTTCACGTGCGCTGGTCTTTACCGTTCGTGGCTGTTAATGTCGCGTACGCACCAGATTCTGCGCGTGTTACGTGCCGTGCTCATTGGCATTGTGCTTGTAATCGCGGTGTTGTTCGGCGCAGAATTTATCGGTAAGGTCATGGTGAATGAACCGCTCAACCAAGGCTACCTTTACGGTTCTCGATTCCCGTGGATCTTTATTTATGGCGGCTTTGCGCTGTTCCTGGTGATTCTCTTTAGAATGGTCATTTACCGCTGCCTGCGCAGGCTTTTGAGCCTTGGCTTTGGCGCGAATAACATTCTGGTGCTGGGTGCAACCGAAGCCGGTAAAAAGATTGCCGAAGCTTTGGCAAAGACTCCAGAACGCGGTCAGCGAGTGGTGGGCTTTGTCGATGAACGCTTCCAGGTGATGGAACATGAGTTTGCAAATGTTCCGGTGCTTGGCAAGTATGCAGACCTTGCTTCGCTCATTAAGAAGTACAAGGTAACGGGCATTATTATTGCGCACGAAAGTTCTTCGCCGCAAGAAATTATGCGCGTGCTCGTGTGGGTTTGCGACCAGCCGGTTCACATTTACCTGGTGCCCGAACTTTACGGCGTGATTAACGGCCAGTTCAAGGCAAACTTGGTTTACGGCTTTGAATTGCAGGAACTGTTCGCGTTTACCATGCCCCTGTGGCAGGTGCGCGTGAAACGTGTAATTGATATTCTGTTTGGCGCCTTCCTCGGAATTATTTCGTTCCCGATATGCGTGCTCGCCGCTATTGCAATCAAGCTTGAAGACCATGGCCCGGTGTTTTATTCCCAGGAACGCATTGGCCTGTATGGCAAGCCGTTTACGGTCTTTAAGTTCCGCACCATGCGTACCGATGCCGAAAAGTTTGGTGCCCAGTGGGCCACCAAGGACGACCCCCGCATTACCAAGGTGGGCAAGTTCTTGCGCAAGACCCGTATCGATGAACTTCCGCAGATTTTGTGTGTGCTTAAAGGCGACATGAGCATGGTGGGCCCGCGCCCGGAACGTGCCGTGTTCATTGCCAAGCTTCGTGAAGAAATACCGTTCTATATTAGCCGCCTGAAAATGAAGCCGGGTCTGACCGGTTGGGCTCAGGTGTGCCACCATTACGATACTAGCACCGAAGACGTGAAAATCAAGTTGCAGTACGACATGTACTATTTCGAAAACATGAGCTTGTTGCTTGATTTCCAGATTCTGATGCGCACTGTTTATGTTGTTTTAACTGGTAAGGGAGCGCAGTAA